A DNA window from Streptomyces sp. CA-278952 contains the following coding sequences:
- a CDS encoding YunG family protein, producing MATYLLSDIEQALRSSWSAETCTPDYRDRWTPDNPARDQCGVTAMVLNDLLGGELIRGEVHVDGVRTDFHWWNRLGPGVEIDLTREQFGPEETVVGGDVIVRPPVSEWRRLQEEYAILRDRVAERLGRD from the coding sequence ATGGCGACCTACCTGCTCTCCGACATCGAACAGGCCCTCCGCAGCAGTTGGAGCGCCGAGACCTGCACCCCGGATTACCGGGACCGCTGGACTCCGGACAATCCGGCGCGGGACCAGTGCGGGGTGACCGCCATGGTGCTCAACGACCTGCTCGGCGGGGAGCTGATCCGGGGCGAGGTCCATGTCGACGGCGTGCGCACCGACTTCCACTGGTGGAACCGCCTGGGCCCGGGTGTCGAGATCGATCTGACCCGGGAGCAGTTCGGGCCGGAGGAGACCGTCGTCGGCGGTGATGTCATCGTCAGGCCGCCCGTCAGCGAGTGGCGGCGGCTCCAGGAGGAGTACGCGATCCTCCGCGACCGGGTCGCGGAGCGGCTCGGTCGGGACTGA
- a CDS encoding class I SAM-dependent DNA methyltransferase: MTSSELWSRETADRYDDEEAENSSAAALEPTLAFLAELAGGGRALEFAIGTGRVGVPLRERGVPVAGIELSEPMAAVLRRKVDAHTLPVTIGDMATTAVPGEFALVYLVYNTISNLLTQDEQVECFRNAARHLAPGGRFVIELGVPPLRFLPPGQVAVPFDVSDRHLGFDTFDLVEQILVSHHFTRDGEDGHYRRGSSRHRYAWPAELDLMARIAGLEPERRVGDWDGAPFTEDSGKHISVWRKPT; the protein is encoded by the coding sequence GTGACGAGCAGCGAACTGTGGAGCCGAGAGACCGCCGACCGCTACGACGACGAGGAGGCCGAGAACTCCTCGGCCGCCGCCCTCGAACCGACCCTCGCCTTCCTCGCCGAACTCGCCGGAGGCGGACGCGCCCTGGAATTCGCCATCGGGACCGGGCGCGTGGGCGTGCCGCTCCGGGAGCGCGGCGTGCCGGTGGCGGGTATCGAACTGTCCGAACCGATGGCGGCGGTACTCCGCCGCAAGGTCGACGCACACACCCTCCCGGTGACCATCGGGGACATGGCCACCACGGCCGTCCCCGGCGAGTTCGCCCTGGTCTACCTCGTCTACAACACCATCTCGAACCTCCTCACCCAGGACGAGCAGGTCGAGTGCTTCCGCAACGCGGCCCGCCACCTCGCGCCCGGCGGCCGGTTCGTCATCGAACTCGGCGTCCCGCCCCTGCGGTTCCTGCCACCGGGCCAGGTCGCGGTGCCGTTCGACGTGTCCGACCGGCATCTCGGCTTCGACACCTTCGACCTGGTCGAGCAGATCCTCGTCTCGCACCACTTCACCCGCGACGGCGAGGACGGCCACTACCGTCGAGGAAGCTCCCGGCACCGGTACGCCTGGCCGGCGGAGCTCGACCTGATGGCCCGCATCGCCGGGCTGGAGCCGGAACGGCGCGTGGGGGACTGGGACGGAGCGCCGTTCACCGAGGACTCCGGCAAACACATCTCCGTCTGGCGCAAGCCGACCTGA